A single window of Usitatibacter rugosus DNA harbors:
- the mltF gene encoding membrane-bound lytic murein transglycosylase MltF → MLARRLLTILACLAAGCDTPPKPIGTVEQAGELVVLTVNGPSTYSEDAEGHPSGFEHDLALLFAKELGVKARFVLADDASRIEPAIRKDRAHLAAAGLVKQLDLPGGIAWGPSYFTAQHQIIYRSSEPKPKALEDIAGKRVGVVEESYADSLLTEPPKLSAPIEHLPPGTPMVDLLQKVADGKLDYALVESTRFTLLRKHFPQLEAAFNVGKPVDHAWMIAAVDKARLMAAAKPFFERISKDGTLKRLIDRHYGHATRITTIDSSTLLERIGTMLPALRSQFIEAEQLSGVDWRLLAAIGYQESHWDPKATSPTGVRGLMMLTEDTAQRLQVKDRLDARESILGGARYLVLMRDALPARITEPDRTYLALAAYNVGIGHLEDARILAQRSGLDPDQWQNVRLQLTKLADPAVFPTLKHGYARGYETREFVDNIRNYMDILDRLAPRDSPLVPRMPDVAQASSRSAPAAK, encoded by the coding sequence GTGAACGGCCCGTCGACGTATTCCGAGGACGCCGAGGGCCATCCTTCCGGGTTCGAGCACGACCTCGCGCTGCTCTTCGCGAAGGAGCTCGGCGTGAAGGCGCGCTTCGTGCTTGCCGACGACGCCTCGCGCATCGAGCCCGCCATCCGCAAGGACCGCGCCCACCTCGCGGCGGCGGGGCTCGTGAAGCAGCTCGATCTTCCCGGCGGCATCGCGTGGGGGCCTTCCTACTTCACCGCGCAGCACCAGATCATCTACCGATCGTCCGAGCCGAAGCCCAAGGCCCTCGAGGACATCGCGGGCAAGCGCGTCGGCGTGGTCGAGGAGTCGTATGCGGACTCCCTGCTGACGGAGCCGCCCAAGCTCTCGGCGCCGATCGAGCACCTACCGCCGGGCACTCCGATGGTCGACCTGCTGCAGAAGGTCGCCGACGGCAAGCTCGACTACGCGCTGGTCGAGTCCACGCGCTTCACGCTGCTGCGCAAACACTTCCCGCAGCTCGAGGCCGCGTTCAACGTGGGCAAGCCCGTGGACCACGCGTGGATGATCGCGGCCGTCGACAAGGCCCGCCTCATGGCCGCGGCCAAGCCCTTCTTCGAGCGCATCTCGAAGGATGGGACGCTGAAGCGCCTCATCGACCGCCACTACGGGCACGCGACGCGCATCACCACGATCGACTCCTCGACGCTGCTGGAGCGCATCGGCACCATGCTGCCGGCGCTCCGCTCGCAGTTCATCGAGGCCGAGCAACTCTCCGGCGTGGATTGGCGGCTGCTCGCCGCGATCGGCTACCAGGAATCGCATTGGGATCCAAAGGCCACGTCGCCCACCGGCGTGCGCGGGCTCATGATGCTCACCGAGGACACGGCGCAGCGCCTGCAGGTGAAGGACCGGCTGGATGCCCGCGAGAGCATCCTGGGCGGAGCGCGCTACCTCGTGCTGATGCGCGATGCGCTTCCCGCACGCATCACGGAGCCCGACAGGACGTATCTCGCACTCGCGGCGTACAACGTGGGCATCGGCCACCTGGAAGACGCGCGCATCCTCGCGCAACGCTCGGGCCTCGACCCGGACCAGTGGCAGAACGTGCGCCTGCAGCTCACGAAGCTCGCCGACCCGGCCGTGTTCCCGACGTTGAAGCACGGCTACGCGAGGGGCTACGAGACGCGGGAGTTCGTGGACAACATCCGCAACTACATGGACATCCTCGACCGACTGGCCCCGCGCGATTCGCCGCTGGTGCCGCGCATGCCCGACGTCGCTCAGGCCTCTTCGAGGAGTGCCCCGGCCGCCAAGTGA
- the serS gene encoding serine--tRNA ligase has translation MLDIQLLRKDLPAAIAGLNRRGFAFDEAGFRALEDERKSVQARTEELQAKSNALNKQIGMLKGKGEDASAVMAEVNGYREEMKANETKLAAVQEKLNAFLRLIPNIPRPEVPEGKSEAENVELRRWGTPRTFDFPVKDHVDVGGPLGLDFDTAGKISGARFSVLKGGLARLHRAIAQFMIDVHTTEHGYTEVYVPYMVTSQMADGVSSFAKFKDDLFKIEGRDLYLIPTSEYPVTNFVADTIVDAKDLPLQFACHSPCFRSEAGSYGKDTRGMIRQHQFDKVEMVRIVHPDQSAEAHEALTQNAEAILQKLELPYRVVVLCTGDQGFASAKTYDLEVWLPGQGAYREISSCTNFEGFQARRMQARFKNEKGKTEPVHTINGSGLAVGRTLVAILENGQQADGSVTIPTALVPYMGGVARLERA, from the coding sequence ATGCTCGACATCCAGCTCCTCCGCAAAGACCTTCCCGCCGCCATCGCGGGCCTGAATCGCCGTGGCTTCGCCTTCGACGAGGCGGGCTTCCGCGCGCTGGAGGACGAGCGCAAGTCGGTGCAGGCCCGCACCGAGGAGCTCCAGGCGAAGTCCAACGCGCTCAACAAGCAGATCGGCATGCTGAAGGGCAAGGGCGAGGACGCCTCCGCGGTCATGGCCGAGGTCAATGGCTACCGCGAAGAGATGAAGGCCAACGAGACCAAGCTCGCTGCCGTGCAGGAGAAGCTCAATGCCTTCCTGCGCCTGATCCCCAACATTCCCCGCCCCGAAGTGCCCGAAGGCAAGTCGGAGGCGGAAAACGTCGAGCTCCGCCGCTGGGGCACGCCGCGCACGTTCGATTTCCCGGTGAAGGACCACGTGGATGTGGGTGGCCCGCTCGGCCTGGACTTCGACACCGCCGGCAAGATCTCGGGCGCGCGCTTCTCGGTGCTGAAGGGCGGCCTGGCACGCCTGCATCGGGCGATCGCGCAATTCATGATCGACGTGCACACCACGGAGCACGGCTACACCGAGGTCTATGTCCCGTACATGGTGACGAGCCAGATGGCCGACGGGGTCTCGAGCTTCGCCAAGTTCAAGGACGACCTCTTCAAGATCGAGGGGCGCGACCTCTACCTCATCCCGACGTCCGAGTACCCGGTGACCAACTTCGTCGCCGACACGATCGTGGACGCGAAGGACCTCCCGCTGCAGTTCGCCTGCCACAGCCCGTGCTTCCGCTCGGAGGCGGGAAGCTACGGCAAGGACACGCGCGGCATGATCCGCCAGCACCAGTTCGACAAGGTCGAGATGGTGCGCATCGTCCATCCCGACCAGTCGGCCGAGGCGCACGAAGCGCTCACGCAGAACGCCGAGGCCATCCTGCAGAAGCTGGAGCTCCCGTACCGCGTCGTCGTGCTGTGCACCGGCGACCAGGGCTTCGCCAGCGCCAAGACCTACGACCTCGAGGTGTGGTTGCCGGGGCAGGGCGCGTATCGCGAGATCTCGTCGTGCACCAACTTCGAAGGCTTCCAGGCCCGCCGCATGCAGGCGCGCTTCAAGAACGAGAAGGGCAAGACCGAGCCCGTGCACACGATCAACGGCTCGGGCCTCGCCGTCGGACGCACGCTCGTGGCGATCCTCGAGAACGGCCAGCAGGCGGACGGCTCGGTGACGATCCCCACGGCGCTCGTGCCCTACATGGGCGGCGTCGCCAGGCTGGAGCGCGCATGA
- a CDS encoding histidine phosphatase family protein: protein MSTRFVILRHGETQWNVESRIQGHTDSELTMLGWKQAAALGRRMEGEKFDVLISSDLGRAYNTADSVATRTGHEIVSDPRLRERSFGVAEGLTYGELDHQFPDAFSRVRETDPDFVIPGGETRRQFQDRVKSAFESIAAEYPEKRVVVVCHGGVLAALYRVMHGIAVSAPHPIPIANASFNAVAFDGTTWTTELWGDTGHLAAGALLEEA, encoded by the coding sequence ATGAGCACGCGCTTCGTCATCCTTCGCCACGGCGAGACGCAGTGGAACGTCGAATCGCGCATCCAGGGCCATACCGACAGCGAGCTCACGATGCTCGGGTGGAAGCAGGCTGCCGCGCTCGGCCGTCGCATGGAAGGCGAGAAGTTCGACGTGCTGATCTCGAGCGACCTCGGCCGCGCCTACAACACGGCCGACAGTGTCGCCACGCGCACGGGCCACGAGATCGTGAGCGATCCGAGGCTTCGCGAGCGGTCGTTCGGTGTCGCCGAGGGCCTCACGTACGGCGAGCTGGATCACCAGTTTCCCGATGCTTTCTCGCGCGTCCGCGAAACCGATCCGGATTTCGTCATCCCCGGCGGCGAGACGCGCCGGCAGTTCCAGGACCGCGTGAAGTCGGCCTTCGAATCGATCGCCGCGGAGTATCCCGAAAAGCGGGTCGTGGTCGTCTGCCACGGCGGCGTCCTGGCGGCGCTCTATCGCGTGATGCACGGCATCGCCGTCAGCGCCCCGCATCCCATTCCCATCGCCAACGCTTCGTTCAACGCCGTGGCGTTCGACGGCACCACGTGGACGACGGAACTGTGGGGCGACACGGGTCACTTGGCGGCCGGGGCACTCCTCGAAGAGGCCTGA